A single region of the Brachypodium distachyon strain Bd21 chromosome 3, Brachypodium_distachyon_v3.0, whole genome shotgun sequence genome encodes:
- the LOC100839104 gene encoding uncharacterized protein LOC100839104, whose product MDDDVAGNSSSHDGMAAGCSSCLPFCFWSSSRVPAAPERRRRRRRRLRLRLSLSWFSWPWRNRKSRGGKGKEEAGGEKRRRKKLLRLRLMLLTSSSQAKKAFASVSSGSIFLPKVSSFGGAKKQNRGRPRRTVEDEPTTSCAAPVLQPETTSQQPCPSPSGETWRAPSSRLRSLQPDLWAMATTLGAIVFVGRVAAVFFLCSCMYGARWWFGPAAQGVGVGGGSRRLGGDAGVGGSWRLGDRVAADLCTGEHKRKVVMDGLLERASLL is encoded by the exons atggacgacgacgtcgccggcaacagcagcagccacgaCGGCATGGCTGCGGGCTGCTCCTCGTGTCTGCCGTTCTGTTTCTGGAGCTCCTCCAGGGTGCCGGCCGCGCCCgaacggaggcggcggcgtcgacggcggctCAGGCTCAGGCTCAGCCTGTCGTGGTTCTCCTGGCCATGGCGGAACAGGAAGAgccgcggcggcaagggcaaggaggaggcgggtggcgagaagaggaggaggaagaagctgctgcggctgcggctgatGCTGCTGACGTCGTCGTCACAGGCCAAGAAGGCGTTCGCGTCTGTCTCCTCCGGAAGCATCTTCCTGCCCAAG GTGAGCAGCTTCGGCGGCGCCAAGAAGCAAAACCGGGGCAGGCCGCGGCGAACCGTCGAGGACGAGCCAACCACGAGCTGCGCGGCTCCTGTGCTGCAGCCGGAGACGACCAGCCAGCAGCCGTGCCCGAGCCCGTCCGGGGAAACGTGGCGAGCCCCGTCGTCGAGGCTCCGCTCGCTCCAGCCCGACCTGTGGGCAATGGCCACCACGCTGGGCGCTATCGTGTTCGTCGGCCGCGTCGCCGCGGTGTTCTTCCTGTGCTCGTGCATGTACGGCGCGCGGTGGTGGTtcgggccggcggcgcagggcGTTGGCGTTGGCGGAGGTAGCCGGAGGCTCGGTGGTGATGCCGGTGTAGGTGGCAGCTGGAGGCTCGGTGACCGGGTGGCGGCGGACTTGTGCACGGGGGAGCACAAGAGGAAGGTGGTCATGGATGGGTTGCTGGAGAGAGCCTCGCTTTTGTAA
- the LOC100838800 gene encoding endoribonuclease Dicer homolog 3b isoform X2 — MAAAADDPMPPPPLPPPRRPHKQLNPRRYQVEVFEAALVGNTIAVLDTGSGKTMVAVMLAREHVRRVRAGEAPRRTVVFLAPTVHLVHQQFEVISEYTDLDATECYGASGVGGWSAEHWKEEVGSKEIAVMTPQILLDALRHAFVTMSVVSLLILDECHRACGNHPYTQIMKEFYLGSQWRPAVFGMTASPVATKGTSTIQDCEAHIAQLELALDSKVYIIKDRSELESFSPPATIVNKYYDAYLVDFEDLKSKLQILFEEFDALLVSLQESSPNKFEDTNNILETSRKSLCRYHGKILYGLNYLGPIITAEVVKIYSESIKALGDSEDCFSKAGFNLHVSYFKEALDLIQEVLPQGYDELMKSESGSAELSKRGYISSKVDTLINIFKSFGSSNEVLCLIFVERIMTAKAVERFMRGIVNFSRFSISYLTGGSTSKDALSPAVQQFTLDLFRAGKVNLLFTTDVTEEGIDVPNCSCVIRFDLPRTVSSYVQSRGRARKSSSNYVLMIERGNMEQQEQIFRIIQTEYYIKHFALYRRANVSSYDLPMQDKHTYHVDSTGATITAECCVNLIRKYCEKLPKDRYYMPKPSYEMAVEDGSYQCTLILPPNAAFQRIIGPSCSTGNLAKQLVSLEACKKLHQLGELDDHLVPLTEGPMDIGNSRTNEKCISGPGTTKRKELHGTTSVLALTGTWTHESENVSLNAYRFDFRCDQEGENYAGFVLLMESALDDDVACSKMDLFLIPNKMVYTTITPCGKIQLNKKQLREGKLFQEFFFNGIFGRLFHGSRTSGVQREFIFRKGYEIQWSSESMYLLLPLCYSSHIQHDLSINWEAIGFCTDALEQLRNMYTEDGNLHANFIQCRSIKGEDMIHMANKSLRVSSIKDSVVLSLHTGRIYSVLDLIIDTTAEDSFDEMYNGKASTFASFVDYYHEKYGIIIRHPKQPLLLLKQSHNAHNLLFSKLKYIDGPTGNPLLMEKEQIHARVPPELLIHIDVTIEILKSFYLLPSVMHRLQSLMLASQLRGDIGYIQHIPSCLILEAITTLRCCETFSLERLELLGDSVLKYVIGCDLFLRYPMKHEGHLSDMRSKAVCNAKLHKHGVWRSLQGYIRDSAFDPRRWVAPGQISLRPFPCNCGIETSFVPTNGMYIRDDPSFVVGKPCDKGHRWMCSKTISDCVEALVGAYYVGGGIIAALWVMRWFGIEIKCDRKLVQEVKLNASYICYLPKTNDIDELEVKLKYNFSVKGLLLEAITHPSAQESGVDYCYQRLEFLGDCVLDLLITQYLYVTHTDVDPGELTDLRSALVSNENFAQAVVRNNIHSHLQHGSGVLLEQITEYVRFNLECQGKENEFLQHSTCKVPKVLGDIMESIAGAIFIDTDFNVDLLWNIVEPLLSPMITPENLALPPYRELLELCSHLGYFINSKYSSKGEEVIIEMSVQLRDELLVAQGHDSNKKSAKAKAAARILADLKKRGLSIKQCFSMYKQLDIISSDLQFNLTSLESPLDYNDVNDNPSIKGFSSQKEAVVTLKMDKGGPRSVLFKLCKRLQWPMPEFEFVEQRFRTPIVLDGVTTTNFNSFVSTITLHIPDVTAITLQGERRTDKKSAQDSASLIMLHELQCLKVCICKT, encoded by the exons atggccgccgccgccgacgatcccatgcccccgccgccgctgccgccgcctcgccggccccaCAAGCAGCTCAACCCGAGGAG GTACCAGGTGGAGGTGTTCGAGGCGGCGCTGGTGGGCAACACCATCGCGGTGCTCGACACGGGGTCCGGGAAGACCATGGTGGCCGTCATGCTCGCTCGCGAGCACGTGCGCCGCGTGCGCGCCGGGGAGGCGCCGCGCCGGACCGTAGTGTTCCTCGCGCCCACCGTGCACCTCGTCCACCAG CAATTTGAGGTGATTAGCGAGTACACGGACCTTGACGCGACGGAGTGCTACGGAGCGTCGGGGGTCGGTGGGTGGAGTGCCGAGCACTGGAAGGAGGAAGTAGGGAGTAAGGAG ATTGCTGTTATGACACCACAGATATTATTGGATGCTCTGAGGCATGCTTTTGTAACAATGAGTGTAGTGAGCTTGCTAATATTAGATGAATGCCATCGTGCCTGTGGAAACCATCCATATACACAGATAATGAAG GAATTTTACCTTGGCTCTCAGTGGAGGCCAGCTGTATTTGGAATGACTGCATCTCCTGTTGCTACGAAAG GAACCTCCACAATTCAAGATTGCGAAGCACACATTGCTCAACTTGAACTAGCATTGGATTCTAAG GTATATATCATAAAAGATCGGAGTGAACTTGAGAGCTTTTCCCCTCCTGCAACGATTGTGAACAAATATTATGATGCTTACTTGGTTGATTTTGAAGATTTGAAATCAAAGCTACAGATATTGTTTGAAGAG TTTGATGCTCTGTTGGTTAGTCTGCAAGAATCATCACCAAACAAATTTGAAGACACCAATAACATATTAGAGACATCAAGAAAGAGCTTGTGCAGATACCACGGGAAGATATTGTACGGACTAAATTATCTTGGTCCAATCATCACAGCTGAG GTAGTGAAGATCTATAGTGAAAGCATTAAGGCATTGGGTGATTCTGAAGATTGCTTCTCTAAAGCTGGCTTCAACCTGCACGTGTCTTATTTTAAAGAAGCTTTAGATTTGATACAGGAAGTGCTGCCACAGG GTTATGATGAACTAATGAAATCAGAATCTGGTTCTGCGGAATTAAGTAAAAGGGGGTATATTTCTTCAAAGGTGGATACACTAATCAACATTTTTAAATCATTTGG GTCATCAAACGAAGTGCTGTGCCTAATTTTTGTAGAAAGAATTATGACAGCTAAAGCTGTTGAAAGGTTCATGAGAGGAATTGTTAATTTCTCTCGTTTTTCAATCTCTTACTTgactggagggagtacatcaaaAGATGCTCTCAGCCCAGCAGTGCAGCAATTTACTTTGGATCTGTTCCGAGCTGGAAAG GTAAATTTGCTTTTCACAACTGATGTGACTGAAGAGGGTATTGATGTACCTAACTGCTCTTGTGTCATACGCTTCGACCTGCCCAGAACTGTTTCTAGCTACGTCCAATCTCGCGGTCGTGCTAGAAAGAGCAGCTCAAATTATGTTCTTATGATTGAGAG GGGAAACATGGAGCAGCAGGAACAAATATTTCGTATAATACAGACCGAGTACTATATTAAACATTTTGCTCTGTATAGACGTGccaatgtttcatcctatgATTTGCCTATGCAAGATAAGCACACATACCATGTTGATTCAACGGGAGCAACTATAACTGCAGAGTGCTGCGTCAACCTAATTCGTAAATACTGTGAGAAACTTCCTAAAGATAG GTATTACATGCCAAAGCCTTCCTATGAGATGGCTGTCGAAGATGGATCATATCAATGTACCTTGATTCTACCTCCCAATGCAGCATTTCAAAGGATAATTGGCCCTTCATGCAGTACAGGCAATTTAGCCAAGCAGCTTGTATCTCTAGAGGCATGCAAGAAGTTGCATCAGCTGGGAGAACTTGATGATCATCTTGTACCCTTGACCGAAGGTCCTATGGATATTGGTAATTCTAGAACCAATGAAAAATGCATTTCTGGACCAG GAACAACTAAAAGAAAGGAGCTCCATGGAACAACTAGTGTTCTTGCTCTGACAGGAACTTGGACTCATGAAAGTGAAAATGTCTCTCTGAATGCTTACAGATTTGATTTTCGTTGTGACCAAGAGGGCGAAAACTATGCTGGATTTGTTCTCTTAATGGAATCGGCACTTGATGATGATGTAGCATGTTCAAAAATGGATCTCTTCTTGATCCCTAATAAAATGGTCTACACTACCATAACGCCTTGTGGAAAAATTCAACTGAACAAAAAGCAG CTACGTGAAGGGAAGTTGTTCCAAGAATTCTTTTTCAATGGAATATTTGGCAGATTATTCCATGGTTCCCGGACAAGTGGAGTGCAGAGGGAATTTATTTTCAGAAAAGGTTATGAAATACAATGGAGCTCAGAGAGCATGTACTTACTTTTACCTTTGTGTTATTCGTCACATATCCAGCATGATCTAAGCATAAACTGGGAGGCAATTGGATTCTGCACCGATGCACTGGAGCAGTTAAGAAATATGTATACTGAAGATGGAAACCTCCATGCAAATTTTATTCAATGTAGAAGTATCAAAGGAGAAGACATGATTCATATGGCCAACAAATCTCTACGTGTTTCCAGCATCAAAGATTCAGTTGTGTTATCACTTCATACTGGGAGGATATACTCTGTTCTTGACTTGATCATTGACACAACCGCAGAGGACTCATTTGATGAGATGTATAATGGGAAAGCTTCAACATTTGCTTCATTCGTGGACTACTACCATGAAAA GTACGGTATTATTATTCGTCATCCAAAACAACCATTATTGCTGTTGAAGCAAAGCCACAATGCACAcaatcttcttttttcaaaattaaagTACATAG ATGGTCCTACTGGAAATCCTCTGCTCATGGAAAAAGAGCAAATACATGCTCGGGTCCCACCTGAACTGCTAATACACATTGATGTAACAATTGAAATTCTCaaatcattttatttattgCCTTCTGTAATGCATCGGCTTCAGTCTCTCATGCTAGCCAGCCAGCTTCGTGGAGATATTGGTTACATTCAACACATACCAAGTTGTCTG attttgGAAGCTATCACAACTTTAAGGTGCTGTGAGACATTTTCCCTGGAGCGTTTAGAATTATTAGGAGACTCAGTACTAAAATATGTGATAGGATGTGACCTATTTTTGAGATATCCTATGAAACACGAAGGTCATCTTTCTGATATGAGATCCAAGGCGGTCTGCAATGCCAAACTTCATAAACATGGAGTATGGCGATCCTTGCAG GGTTACATACGGGATAGTGCATTTGACCCACGGCGTTGGGTTGCTCCTGGACAGATATCACTGCGCCCTTTTCCTTGTAACTGTGGAATCGAGACTTCATTTGTTCCAACTAATGGAATGTATATCAGGGACGACCCATCTTTTGTTGTGGGAAAACCATGTGACAAAGGTCACAGATGGATGTGCTCGAAAACAATATCTGACTGTGTTGAAGCCCTAGTTGGAGCATATTATGTTGGTGGTGGCATCATTGCTGCACTTTGGGTAATGAGGTGGTTTGGTATTGAAATAAAATGTGATAGGAAGTTAGTGCAGGAAGTTAAGCTTAATGCATCATATATATGCTACTTACCGAAAACAAATGATATTGACGAGTTGGAGGTAAAACTGAAGTACAACTTCTCAGTCAAGGGCCTTCTACTGGAAGCCATAACTCATCCATCTGCGCAGGAATCTGGGGTTGACTACTGTTACCAG CGTCTGGAATTTCTGGGTGATTGTGTGCTGGATCTACTAATCACACAGTATCTATATGTTACCCATACTGATGTTGATCCTGGAGAATTGACAGACTTGCGTTCTGCTTTGGTTAGTAATGAGAATTTTGCACAAGCAGTTGTAAGAAACAACATTCACAGTCATCTGCAGCATGGGTCTGGAGTACTTTTAgagcaaattacagaatatGTTAGGTTCAATTTGGAGTGCCAAGGAAAGGAGAATGAATTCCTTCAACATTCTACATGTAAAGTACCTAAG GTACTTGGGGACATCATGGAGAGCATCGCCGGCGCAATATTCATAGATACAGATTTTAATGTTGATCTGCTTTGGAATATTGTTGAACCGTTGCTTTCTCCAATGATAACTCCTGAGAACCTTGCATTACCACCTTATCGTGAGTTGCTAGAGCTATGTAGCCACCTTGGTTATTTCATAAATTCAAAATACAGTAGTAAAGGAGAAGAAGTAATTATAGAGATGTCAGTTCAATTAAGAGATGAACTACTGGTAGCCCAAGGACATGACAGCAATAAGAAGAGTGCAAAGGCAAAGGCGGCTGCTCGTATCTTGGCAGATCTGAAG AAACGTGGCCTTTCAATCAAACAATGTTTCTCCATGTATAAGCAGTTGGATATTATATCTTCGGACTTGCAGTTTAACTTGACGAGT TTAGAATCACCACTTGATTATAATGATGTGAATGACAATCCTAGCATAAAAGGTTTTTCCTCACAGAAAGAAGCAG TTGTCACGCTCAAAATGGATAAAGGTGGACCGCGAAGCGTTCTTTTTAAGCTATGCAAGAGGCTGCAGTGGCCAATGCCAGAATTCGAATTTGTGGAACAAAGGTTTAG GACTCCTATTGTCCTGGATGGGGTAACTACAACCAACTTCAATAGCTTCGTTTCAACCATCACCTTGCACATACCTGATGTAACCGCCATTACCCTTCAAGGTGAGCGACGAACTGACAAAAAGAGTGCCCAGGATTCAGCATCGTTGATAATGCTTCACGAGCTTCAGTGTCTCAAGGTCTGTATATGCAAGACTTAG
- the LOC100838800 gene encoding endoribonuclease Dicer homolog 3b isoform X1: protein MAAAADDPMPPPPLPPPRRPHKQLNPRRYQVEVFEAALVGNTIAVLDTGSGKTMVAVMLAREHVRRVRAGEAPRRTVVFLAPTVHLVHQQFEVISEYTDLDATECYGASGVGGWSAEHWKEEVGSKEIAVMTPQILLDALRHAFVTMSVVSLLILDECHRACGNHPYTQIMKEFYLGSQWRPAVFGMTASPVATKGTSTIQDCEAHIAQLELALDSKVYIIKDRSELESFSPPATIVNKYYDAYLVDFEDLKSKLQILFEEFDALLVSLQESSPNKFEDTNNILETSRKSLCRYHGKILYGLNYLGPIITAEVVKIYSESIKALGDSEDCFSKAGFNLHVSYFKEALDLIQEVLPQGYDELMKSESGSAELSKRGYISSKVDTLINIFKSFGSSNEVLCLIFVERIMTAKAVERFMRGIVNFSRFSISYLTGGSTSKDALSPAVQQFTLDLFRAGKVNLLFTTDVTEEGIDVPNCSCVIRFDLPRTVSSYVQSRGRARKSSSNYVLMIERGNMEQQEQIFRIIQTEYYIKHFALYRRANVSSYDLPMQDKHTYHVDSTGATITAECCVNLIRKYCEKLPKDRYYMPKPSYEMAVEDGSYQCTLILPPNAAFQRIIGPSCSTGNLAKQLVSLEACKKLHQLGELDDHLVPLTEGPMDIGNSRTNEKCISGPGTTKRKELHGTTSVLALTGTWTHESENVSLNAYRFDFRCDQEGENYAGFVLLMESALDDDVACSKMDLFLIPNKMVYTTITPCGKIQLNKKQLREGKLFQEFFFNGIFGRLFHGSRTSGVQREFIFRKGYEIQWSSESMYLLLPLCYSSHIQHDLSINWEAIGFCTDALEQLRNMYTEDGNLHANFIQCRSIKGEDMIHMANKSLRVSSIKDSVVLSLHTGRIYSVLDLIIDTTAEDSFDEMYNGKASTFASFVDYYHEKYGIIIRHPKQPLLLLKQSHNAHNLLFSKLKYIDGPTGNPLLMEKEQIHARVPPELLIHIDVTIEILKSFYLLPSVMHRLQSLMLASQLRGDIGYIQHIPSCLILEAITTLRCCETFSLERLELLGDSVLKYVIGCDLFLRYPMKHEGHLSDMRSKAVCNAKLHKHGVWRSLQGYIRDSAFDPRRWVAPGQISLRPFPCNCGIETSFVPTNGMYIRDDPSFVVGKPCDKGHRWMCSKTISDCVEALVGAYYVGGGIIAALWVMRWFGIEIKCDRKLVQEVKLNASYICYLPKTNDIDELEVKLKYNFSVKGLLLEAITHPSAQESGVDYCYQRLEFLGDCVLDLLITQYLYVTHTDVDPGELTDLRSALVSNENFAQAVVRNNIHSHLQHGSGVLLEQITEYVRFNLECQGKENEFLQHSTCKVPKVLGDIMESIAGAIFIDTDFNVDLLWNIVEPLLSPMITPENLALPPYRELLELCSHLGYFINSKYSSKGEEVIIEMSVQLRDELLVAQGHDSNKKSAKAKAAARILADLKKRGLSIKQCFSMYKQLDIISSDLQFNLTSLESPLDYNDVNDNPSIKGFSSQKEAVVVTLKMDKGGPRSVLFKLCKRLQWPMPEFEFVEQRFRTPIVLDGVTTTNFNSFVSTITLHIPDVTAITLQGERRTDKKSAQDSASLIMLHELQCLKVCICKT from the exons atggccgccgccgccgacgatcccatgcccccgccgccgctgccgccgcctcgccggccccaCAAGCAGCTCAACCCGAGGAG GTACCAGGTGGAGGTGTTCGAGGCGGCGCTGGTGGGCAACACCATCGCGGTGCTCGACACGGGGTCCGGGAAGACCATGGTGGCCGTCATGCTCGCTCGCGAGCACGTGCGCCGCGTGCGCGCCGGGGAGGCGCCGCGCCGGACCGTAGTGTTCCTCGCGCCCACCGTGCACCTCGTCCACCAG CAATTTGAGGTGATTAGCGAGTACACGGACCTTGACGCGACGGAGTGCTACGGAGCGTCGGGGGTCGGTGGGTGGAGTGCCGAGCACTGGAAGGAGGAAGTAGGGAGTAAGGAG ATTGCTGTTATGACACCACAGATATTATTGGATGCTCTGAGGCATGCTTTTGTAACAATGAGTGTAGTGAGCTTGCTAATATTAGATGAATGCCATCGTGCCTGTGGAAACCATCCATATACACAGATAATGAAG GAATTTTACCTTGGCTCTCAGTGGAGGCCAGCTGTATTTGGAATGACTGCATCTCCTGTTGCTACGAAAG GAACCTCCACAATTCAAGATTGCGAAGCACACATTGCTCAACTTGAACTAGCATTGGATTCTAAG GTATATATCATAAAAGATCGGAGTGAACTTGAGAGCTTTTCCCCTCCTGCAACGATTGTGAACAAATATTATGATGCTTACTTGGTTGATTTTGAAGATTTGAAATCAAAGCTACAGATATTGTTTGAAGAG TTTGATGCTCTGTTGGTTAGTCTGCAAGAATCATCACCAAACAAATTTGAAGACACCAATAACATATTAGAGACATCAAGAAAGAGCTTGTGCAGATACCACGGGAAGATATTGTACGGACTAAATTATCTTGGTCCAATCATCACAGCTGAG GTAGTGAAGATCTATAGTGAAAGCATTAAGGCATTGGGTGATTCTGAAGATTGCTTCTCTAAAGCTGGCTTCAACCTGCACGTGTCTTATTTTAAAGAAGCTTTAGATTTGATACAGGAAGTGCTGCCACAGG GTTATGATGAACTAATGAAATCAGAATCTGGTTCTGCGGAATTAAGTAAAAGGGGGTATATTTCTTCAAAGGTGGATACACTAATCAACATTTTTAAATCATTTGG GTCATCAAACGAAGTGCTGTGCCTAATTTTTGTAGAAAGAATTATGACAGCTAAAGCTGTTGAAAGGTTCATGAGAGGAATTGTTAATTTCTCTCGTTTTTCAATCTCTTACTTgactggagggagtacatcaaaAGATGCTCTCAGCCCAGCAGTGCAGCAATTTACTTTGGATCTGTTCCGAGCTGGAAAG GTAAATTTGCTTTTCACAACTGATGTGACTGAAGAGGGTATTGATGTACCTAACTGCTCTTGTGTCATACGCTTCGACCTGCCCAGAACTGTTTCTAGCTACGTCCAATCTCGCGGTCGTGCTAGAAAGAGCAGCTCAAATTATGTTCTTATGATTGAGAG GGGAAACATGGAGCAGCAGGAACAAATATTTCGTATAATACAGACCGAGTACTATATTAAACATTTTGCTCTGTATAGACGTGccaatgtttcatcctatgATTTGCCTATGCAAGATAAGCACACATACCATGTTGATTCAACGGGAGCAACTATAACTGCAGAGTGCTGCGTCAACCTAATTCGTAAATACTGTGAGAAACTTCCTAAAGATAG GTATTACATGCCAAAGCCTTCCTATGAGATGGCTGTCGAAGATGGATCATATCAATGTACCTTGATTCTACCTCCCAATGCAGCATTTCAAAGGATAATTGGCCCTTCATGCAGTACAGGCAATTTAGCCAAGCAGCTTGTATCTCTAGAGGCATGCAAGAAGTTGCATCAGCTGGGAGAACTTGATGATCATCTTGTACCCTTGACCGAAGGTCCTATGGATATTGGTAATTCTAGAACCAATGAAAAATGCATTTCTGGACCAG GAACAACTAAAAGAAAGGAGCTCCATGGAACAACTAGTGTTCTTGCTCTGACAGGAACTTGGACTCATGAAAGTGAAAATGTCTCTCTGAATGCTTACAGATTTGATTTTCGTTGTGACCAAGAGGGCGAAAACTATGCTGGATTTGTTCTCTTAATGGAATCGGCACTTGATGATGATGTAGCATGTTCAAAAATGGATCTCTTCTTGATCCCTAATAAAATGGTCTACACTACCATAACGCCTTGTGGAAAAATTCAACTGAACAAAAAGCAG CTACGTGAAGGGAAGTTGTTCCAAGAATTCTTTTTCAATGGAATATTTGGCAGATTATTCCATGGTTCCCGGACAAGTGGAGTGCAGAGGGAATTTATTTTCAGAAAAGGTTATGAAATACAATGGAGCTCAGAGAGCATGTACTTACTTTTACCTTTGTGTTATTCGTCACATATCCAGCATGATCTAAGCATAAACTGGGAGGCAATTGGATTCTGCACCGATGCACTGGAGCAGTTAAGAAATATGTATACTGAAGATGGAAACCTCCATGCAAATTTTATTCAATGTAGAAGTATCAAAGGAGAAGACATGATTCATATGGCCAACAAATCTCTACGTGTTTCCAGCATCAAAGATTCAGTTGTGTTATCACTTCATACTGGGAGGATATACTCTGTTCTTGACTTGATCATTGACACAACCGCAGAGGACTCATTTGATGAGATGTATAATGGGAAAGCTTCAACATTTGCTTCATTCGTGGACTACTACCATGAAAA GTACGGTATTATTATTCGTCATCCAAAACAACCATTATTGCTGTTGAAGCAAAGCCACAATGCACAcaatcttcttttttcaaaattaaagTACATAG ATGGTCCTACTGGAAATCCTCTGCTCATGGAAAAAGAGCAAATACATGCTCGGGTCCCACCTGAACTGCTAATACACATTGATGTAACAATTGAAATTCTCaaatcattttatttattgCCTTCTGTAATGCATCGGCTTCAGTCTCTCATGCTAGCCAGCCAGCTTCGTGGAGATATTGGTTACATTCAACACATACCAAGTTGTCTG attttgGAAGCTATCACAACTTTAAGGTGCTGTGAGACATTTTCCCTGGAGCGTTTAGAATTATTAGGAGACTCAGTACTAAAATATGTGATAGGATGTGACCTATTTTTGAGATATCCTATGAAACACGAAGGTCATCTTTCTGATATGAGATCCAAGGCGGTCTGCAATGCCAAACTTCATAAACATGGAGTATGGCGATCCTTGCAG GGTTACATACGGGATAGTGCATTTGACCCACGGCGTTGGGTTGCTCCTGGACAGATATCACTGCGCCCTTTTCCTTGTAACTGTGGAATCGAGACTTCATTTGTTCCAACTAATGGAATGTATATCAGGGACGACCCATCTTTTGTTGTGGGAAAACCATGTGACAAAGGTCACAGATGGATGTGCTCGAAAACAATATCTGACTGTGTTGAAGCCCTAGTTGGAGCATATTATGTTGGTGGTGGCATCATTGCTGCACTTTGGGTAATGAGGTGGTTTGGTATTGAAATAAAATGTGATAGGAAGTTAGTGCAGGAAGTTAAGCTTAATGCATCATATATATGCTACTTACCGAAAACAAATGATATTGACGAGTTGGAGGTAAAACTGAAGTACAACTTCTCAGTCAAGGGCCTTCTACTGGAAGCCATAACTCATCCATCTGCGCAGGAATCTGGGGTTGACTACTGTTACCAG CGTCTGGAATTTCTGGGTGATTGTGTGCTGGATCTACTAATCACACAGTATCTATATGTTACCCATACTGATGTTGATCCTGGAGAATTGACAGACTTGCGTTCTGCTTTGGTTAGTAATGAGAATTTTGCACAAGCAGTTGTAAGAAACAACATTCACAGTCATCTGCAGCATGGGTCTGGAGTACTTTTAgagcaaattacagaatatGTTAGGTTCAATTTGGAGTGCCAAGGAAAGGAGAATGAATTCCTTCAACATTCTACATGTAAAGTACCTAAG GTACTTGGGGACATCATGGAGAGCATCGCCGGCGCAATATTCATAGATACAGATTTTAATGTTGATCTGCTTTGGAATATTGTTGAACCGTTGCTTTCTCCAATGATAACTCCTGAGAACCTTGCATTACCACCTTATCGTGAGTTGCTAGAGCTATGTAGCCACCTTGGTTATTTCATAAATTCAAAATACAGTAGTAAAGGAGAAGAAGTAATTATAGAGATGTCAGTTCAATTAAGAGATGAACTACTGGTAGCCCAAGGACATGACAGCAATAAGAAGAGTGCAAAGGCAAAGGCGGCTGCTCGTATCTTGGCAGATCTGAAG AAACGTGGCCTTTCAATCAAACAATGTTTCTCCATGTATAAGCAGTTGGATATTATATCTTCGGACTTGCAGTTTAACTTGACGAGT TTAGAATCACCACTTGATTATAATGATGTGAATGACAATCCTAGCATAAAAGGTTTTTCCTCACAGAAAGAAGCAG TAGTTGTCACGCTCAAAATGGATAAAGGTGGACCGCGAAGCGTTCTTTTTAAGCTATGCAAGAGGCTGCAGTGGCCAATGCCAGAATTCGAATTTGTGGAACAAAGGTTTAG GACTCCTATTGTCCTGGATGGGGTAACTACAACCAACTTCAATAGCTTCGTTTCAACCATCACCTTGCACATACCTGATGTAACCGCCATTACCCTTCAAGGTGAGCGACGAACTGACAAAAAGAGTGCCCAGGATTCAGCATCGTTGATAATGCTTCACGAGCTTCAGTGTCTCAAGGTCTGTATATGCAAGACTTAG